The Penaeus monodon isolate SGIC_2016 unplaced genomic scaffold, NSTDA_Pmon_1 PmonScaffold_3674, whole genome shotgun sequence genomic interval agtccagcgatgcgggttggagcgctggtaccaggagccagagatcctcattttctgggacctagcaaagtcccggagaaggaggctattctcgctgctgggatcagctcccgagccatgggggccgacagacatctcgtagccagctcggtcacagccggataccgcattgaagttgcccagaacaatgggaatgtctcgccgggggcaatcgtctgccacagatgcgagtttggcgtagaacgcctctttcacatcggttttatatacatcggtaggagcgtatacagcaataagagacaagaagtaactctcgttccaatcctgcaccccgacatttgccctcccagcgggacccacagcccgccttaattgctgggtgggagggacaacacccctccccccagcatttccatttatatgcgacgttgccagagggtcattctggggggaggaggactggcaaggtccacctcccccgagccgccccattaccccagggtggctagggggcaggagttggtacgaagccagagcgtgtccacacgccggtgggccataactccgtacctctggagCCTCctgttgctggtttctgtgagtcggtcagagactgccgtggcgaacccacgggcacactcctcctcccttagtctgtccaagtgaaacaccttagggtggccactggagggacggggagttttgaagtggacccgcagggtccttcgacttcagcctgcggtagtcgaggtgacaccggttgatgagcgtatcatggcattgagactgaagcatgcttttggcttcttgtctcttattgctgtatacgctcctaccgatgtacataaaaccgatgtgaaagaggcgttctacgccaaactcgcatctgtggcagacgattgcccccggcgagacattcccattgttctgggcgacttcaatgcggtatccggctgtgaccgagctggctacgagatgtctgtcggcccccatggctcgggagctgatcccagcagcgagaatatcctccttctccgggactttgctaggtcacagaaaatgaggatctctggctcctggtaccagcgctccaacccgcatcgctggacttggtacagcgatacgggtaatgtggccaaggagatcgaccacattcttgtcagcacgcgatggaggatccttcagactgcaggtttaccggagtgctgagttctgtggcaccgaccataggctgcttgtggctaccctgcggtccacttcaaaactccccgtccctccagtggccaccctaaggtgtttcacttgacagactaagggaggaggagtgtgcccgtgggttcgccacggcagtctctgaccgattcacagaaaccagcaacctgacggacccagttgctctgtgggaatccttcaagcgcgtaacactcgaagcagctcaggagtccattggcgtacgctcggctgaatgggaatcaagtcttgcgtcgttccatggtgcgtagggctcggacactgctgagaagggacaaggaacagtctatcaggaatcttgctgaggaggtcgaaggccatttcttggttaatgaccttcgccctgcctaccaagccctgagaaaactgaaccctaagccctcctcacagatgactgcagtccagtcagcggatggacggatcatctcagatcatgttggggttcgtgaacattgggctgagtattttgaacagttgtaccaggtggaccctccaacagttagcttggatgcaagcgatgtcgcagtgcctgtgccggacccacccatcagcgaggaacctcctaccctaacagaggttaggctggcgatttccaagctgaagagtgggaaagctgcaggcatatgtgatatccctgctgaactgctaaaggctgggggtgaagctatggctcggggcctgcatacagtcctgactgccatttggcagtctggtaccattccccctgacctgctgaggggcgtggtcatccctctctggaaggggaaaggggatcgatgggactgtagcaactaccgtggcattacactgctcagcataccaggcaaggttctcgcccacattcttctgaaacgaatccgcgaccacctactgaggcaccagagaccggagcagtctggatttactcctggcaagtccacaatagaccgtatactagcgcttcgagtaattgtggaacgccgtcgtgagtttggttgtgggttgcttgaaggcgtttgactcagtgcatcgggaatcgctatgggagatcctgaggctcaggggaattccgacacagattattggcctgatagcaagcctctatactggtactgaaagtgctgtaaagtgtggtgggggtatgtcgaacttctccctgttaattcaggggtgaggcaaggctgtgtccttgcaccaacacttttcaacacttgtatggactggataatgggcagagctactagccaaagtcagtgtggagcaacactaggcaatattaaggtcacggaccttgactttgccgacgatgttgccatcctatctgagtccttggagtcacttgtgcggctcttgatgcatttagcaatgaggcaaagcccctaggcctagaggtctcctggaccaagaccaagattcaggactttgggggcctgttaggggaacccgttcagtcgatccatgcttgcggcgaggacgttgaagtcacagaaagttttacataccttggtagcgtagtccatatctctgggttgtcagaccagggagtcagtagacggattggtctggcaacaggagccatgaactcgatcaacaagagcgtttggagatgtcggtacctatgcagaaggaccaagctgcgtgtcttcaaggccttgatacttccagttttgctctatggaagcaaaacctggacgctatccagttccttggagtctcgccttgatgccttttgtaacaagtccctgcgtcggatcatggggtacagttggcaggaccacgtgtccaaccggcggttacaccgtgagactggcatgggacctgttacttgcataatccgggatcgccaactcaggctatatggccacctagcttgcctccctatggacgaccctacccatcaggttgtctctctgcaagacaactctgggtggaggagacctgtgggacgtcctaggagatcatggcttgggcagctcgacgagacctgtcgcgaggaattagagatgggccgtgtgcctgcctggagactcgcctcgagggatcctcgtgctggaagcgaagggtggatgcggccatgcacccccgtcgcgttagcccttgatgatgatgatatatatattatatattatagatatatatatatatatatatatatatatatatatatgtatatatatatatatatatatgtatatatgtatatatatatatatacatatatatatatatatatatatatatatatatatatatatatatatatatatatagatttgtgttgtgtgtggtgtgtgtgtgtgtgtgtgtgtgtgtgtgtgtgtgtgtgtgtgcagggccGGCCTTAGCTGTTGCGGGGCCCAGGGCAAAATTTGGGCGCGGGGCCCCTGCAGGGCAAAATGATATTATTAAGAGATTGACTAAAGAAACGATATTTTACTTCCACGGAAAATATATTTACGATAACTTTACAAAATCATACTCACTCGCAATGCGTAGATATCACTACagcttacaaaattatttttcaataaaataccattattactaaaggaaaaaactgaaaaactgaaaatatattttactataatgtcCATGAggacaaaaattataaaagttaaGCTCGctcatagtgcatatatatacagagagagagactatacaacagctcacaaaattataaatgatttttCAAGCTTTCCGAAGAGATCTTAGTGAGAATCTCGAAACCACGAAAGAATGCTTTCAATAGATCAAAACGTTCCTTCACAGATTGACTTATGGAATCAATTACGCGTAGGAATAGTCTGTTTTGAACAGTTCTCGTGGGGTATGTGTTGCGGAATCTTCACCTTCATAATCAAACAGTCTTCGCTTTCGTCGAATTTTAACAGGCGTATATTCGCAATGAACATCCATACTCGTGGCAATTTCTTTAGCTGTAGTTTCTGCAGCAGCGAAACCATGTTCTCGATAATCCTGGATCCATTCAAGGAAGCCATCTCGATTCCAGGTGTTTGCCATGTTTTGCTCATGATGTTGACTTTGAATAGAATGTCGTGCCACACGACAGTTGACAAAATAAACTCGAAAGACTGCAGAATAGTGCAAAGGGAAGATGCATCGCTCTGTGCCATGGGATCGCCGGGAGTGGTAGAGACTTGTTGCAGGACGTCAACAATGTCGGGGAGCTGCCACCGGATAGCCAGAATGACTGCATAGTATCGGGCATCTTTGACTTGctgaataatttcttttttgacaTGATCTGCCAGCATTTGGATGAATTCATTCTGCATGTTTTTTTCCGAGGTAATGATCCGTTTGATTCCCCTCAGTCGTTCGTCGCACGTGTTCTGCCATGACAACATCAAATTGGGCCAATAGTTCTACGAGCCCCAAAAAGTTGCCATTGTTGGGCTGAAAAAGTTTTTCACGAGTTCCTCGAAAAGACAGATTTCTTGAGGCCAAATAGTGGGTAATAGCAAACAGGCGTTCAAGAACATTTCTCCAGTAATTTTTAAGATCATTCAACTCTTTCTGTGCATCTTCATCTATAGTCTTGGAAACTGAAAGACGAAGTTTAAGCTCTTTCCATTGAACAAAATGCTTTAGGTGGTTGCCACTTTTTTCGTGATCCGACAACTTATCACCCAAATGCTTCCAGTCAGATAATCCATCACGGTTGAGCTTCGATGTTGTCATTACTTTGTCAGAAAATAACTTACAACAGAAGCAGTAAACTGCATCTTTGTTTATGGAATAGACTAACCATTCCCTGTCCGTATTTTCTCCATTACAAAGAAAGCGATTGTAATATCGTTCCGTAAAACATCTTCCTTCTTTATTGCGAGGATAATTAAGATCGCGCCGACGGACTGGCCCCTTTTCTATGATGTCACACCTTTGCCGATCATTCAAAGTTGTTGGCCAATTTCCAGGATCACTGATGTCAGCTACTACAGATGAAGACTCCGGTGCGACTTCACTTATTTGAGCATCGGCTGCAATTTCCTCATTTGTACCTGTGAGAGCGGAATCAGCTTGCTCACTTTGTGGAGCGAAATATTTATCCAAGGCACCTTGCTGTCTCTTTTGagcttcttcttctgccttctttttcttcagcTTTGTAGCACCAGAGAGATATGTTCTTCCCAAGTCCCGCTCTCGACTTGCTATTGGGGGTCTGCAAAGATAAATAAACCTGAAGAGATCAGTGGCGGCTCACCCACTGAGTGGCCAGAGTAACTCTGGGGGCCCCATGCtttcaaatattaaaattgtTGATTAATAAAACGATATGTTGTAAAGCTTATCCGTGTTGAGGGCTCTCATTCCTCGACAATCTTCAAACTGGGGACCGTATGCGACACATTAGGTCGTCTGGGGCCCCATCTATATGAAGTCATCCGGGCCCCACTATAGTGACACTTTCGTGGGGGGAGAGTGCATTTACATTCGTACCTATTGTACATGCCATATATGAACACTTTATAATACATCTCATAAAACATGTgattttatcacattttgtttTCGCATTTAAACTCTCTCTATATAAGGAAATGGCCACTTTGGGTCTGAAACATCTAAATTCTTAAAGTCCGGGGCCTCAAGCACCAAGCTAGAGATTTGAATTTGTAGAAGCAAAAGTCTCACAAATGTTCAAAGCATATATGAAATTGAAGAAATAAGGCATAATATAAatgcttttttctacttttatggtAGGAATCATTTAGTGAGTCAGTTTTCTAAAGCAAACATGCATTCTGATCATTCAACAGGGACGAGCGCGGGGCCCCCAAAAGCGCGGGGCCCGGGGCAAttgcccctctcgccctcccttaaaGCCGGCACTGGGCATGAGCCAAggcagaaaacgacatatcgccttaaaaaGCCAAATTCAAGTGTCTTAGGAGAAATCGCCGTCGTGGCACAAGCGTTAGCTCTCTGAACCAcgtttgattaggaaaggcatccagtcaGGGAAAGGTGGGACTGCCAAATTACTTCTCAATAGATAACTGAAAAATTCCTATGGCCAGCatttgaatgaatgaaaaataaatataataataatatatatacacatatatgtacacacacacacacacacacacacacacacacacacacacatatatatatatatatatatatatatatatatatatatatatatatatatatacatatatatattttaaaatatatattatatattatatatatatatatatatataaatatatataatatatatatatatatatatatatatatataatatatacatatatatatatatatatgtgtgtgtgtgtgtgtgtgtgttttgtgtgtgtgtgtgttaaaaaatgtatatatatatatatatatataatatatatattatatatatatatgtatatgtatatatatatatatatatatataaaatatatacatatatatatatatatatatatatatatatatatatatatatatataatatatatatatatatattatatatatatatacgtacacactcccactgggagtgtgcgtaaaactaGTGAGATCTTAGTTGCACATTACTTTTAATGGGTCGGTGGTATGGTTattttagtactggccctccggtttcatacccgcaGAGACCTGGTTTGAGTCTGGTCAAGGAtgcttgttatttatcgatatcaatattacattattccatctttcattatattatatacatatatataatataatatatatatatatatatatatatatatatatatatataatattttac includes:
- the LOC119570729 gene encoding zinc finger MYM-type protein 5-like: MGPPELLWPLSGPPIASRERDLGRTYLSGATKLKKKKAEEEAQKRQQGALDKYFAPQSEQADSALTGTNEEIAADAQISEVAPESSSVVADISDPGNWPTTLNDRQRCDIIEKGPVRRRDLNYPRNKEGRCFTERYYNRFLCNGENTDREWLVYSINKDAVYCFCCKLFSDKVMTTSKLNRDGLSDWKHLGDKLSDHEKSGNHLKHFVQWKELKLRLSVSKTIDEDAQKELNDLKNYWRNVLERLFAITHYLASRNLSFRGTREKLFQPNNGNFLGLVELLAQFDVVMAEHVRRTTEGNQTDHYLGKKHAE